One segment of Carya illinoinensis cultivar Pawnee chromosome 1, C.illinoinensisPawnee_v1, whole genome shotgun sequence DNA contains the following:
- the LOC122316142 gene encoding receptor like protein kinase S.2 gives MLFEPSSGTSTMQLKHLCLILPAGFKEINPVDDEQVRKPAKEVEKDAYRGCGNQVLALIRDLLCRVYDSKWINFCRHESQRTQQSAVFHDTDGIQLSDKVGADNPRIFSFAELYIGSNGFSEDEVLGSGGFGKVYRAVLLSDGTVVAVKCLAERGERFEKTFVAELVAVAHLRHRNLVRLRGWCIHEDQLLLVYDYMPNRSLDRILFRRPENMGSAPLSWERRRNIVRGLAAALFYLHEQLETQIIHRDVKTSNVMLDSHYNARLGDFGLARWLEHELEYQSSRPSTQNDQFRLAETTRIGGTIGYLPPESFQKRSIATAKSDVFSFGIVVLEVVSGRRAVDLTYTDDQIVLLDWIRRLSEEGKLLQAGDSRLPDGSYNLSDMELLTHLALLCTLHNPESRPNMRWVVETLSGNISGKLPALPSFRSHPLYISLSSPTNTSTSNSNTTRSMTLSTSTTATCASSHYVTATGETIYATAECENRNTSSLDSIYQRSKKFPLVETPREISFKEIISATNNFCESQRVAELDFGTAYHGFLDNSHHILVKRLGMKTCPALRARFSNELQNLGRLRHRNLVQLRGWCTEQGEMLVVYDYSANRLLSHLLFHHVHRFDHSILQWRHRYNIIKSLASAILYLHEEWDEQVIHRNITSSAIIIDPDMNPRLGCFALAEFLTRNEHGNHVTANSSRSVCGIFGYMSPEYIESGQATPMADVYSFGIVVLEVVSGQMAVDFRRPEVLLVKWVLEFEARRRPFEELADIRLNEEYNHKELMRLVKLGIACTSSNPQLRPSMRQITSILNGNDDCFVSAGQRESREEWKERNTSSVSLINRIQALGIQ, from the coding sequence ATGCTATTCGAGCCATCATCTGGCACCAGTACCATGCAGCTCAAACACCTATGCCTCATTTTACCGGCAGGATTCAAAGAAATCAATCCAGTTGATGATGAACAAGTCCGTAAACCCGCAAAGGAAGTTGAGAAAGACGCCTACCGTGGCTGCGGCAATCAAGTTCTTGCTTTGATCCGTGATTTGCTGTGCAGGGTTTATGACTCAAAGTGGATCAACTTTTGTCGCCATGAAAGCCAAAGGACACAACAATCTGCAGTGTTTCACGACACAGATGGGATACAACTTTCGGACAAGGTCGGGGCAGATAATCCAAGGATCTTTAGCTTTGCTGAGCTTTATATAGGGTCTAATGGGTTTAGTGAGGATGAAGTACTAGGCAGTGGAGGTTTTGGCAAGGTGTATAGAGCAGTTCTGCTCAGTGATGGAACTGTGGTTGCTGTTAAATGCTTGGCAGAGAGAGGGGAGCGGTTTGAAAAAACTTTCGTGGCTGAGTTGGTGGCTGTGGCTCACCTCCGCCACAGGAACCTTGTCCGGTTGCGAGGATGGTGCATTCATGAGGACCAGTTGCTTTTGGTTTATGACTATATGCCTAACAGGAGCCTCGACCGTATACTTTTTAGAAGACCTGAAAATATGGGGTCAGCACCTCTCAGTTGGGAGAGGCGGAGGAACATAGTCAGAGGCCTGGCAGCTGCACTTTTCTATCTTCACGAACAGTTGGAAACTCAGATTATTCACCGGGATGTGAAGACAAGTAATGTGATGCTTGACTCCCATTACAATGCCAGGCTTGGTGATTTTGGCCTGGCAAGGTGGTTAGAACATGAACTTGAGTACCAATCCAGCAGACCCTCGACCCAAAATGACCAGTTTCGGCTGGCAGAGACAACAAGAATTGGTGGCACGATTGGATATCTACCTCCCGAGAGCTTCCAAAAACGAAGTATTGCAACAGCAAAATCCGACGTTTTCAGCTTTGGGATTGTTGTTTTGGAGGTGGTGTCAGGTCGACGGGCAGTAGATCTCACATATACAGATGATCAGATAGTTTTGCTTGACTGGATCCGAAGGCTGTCTGAGGAAGGAAAGCTTCTGCAAGCAGGGGATTCTCGGCTACCAGATGGGTCTTACAATCTTTCAGATATGGAGCTCTTGACTCATCTTGCACTCCTCTGCACACTCCACAACCCAGAATCACGGCCAAACATGAGGTGGGTTGTGGAAACACTTTCAGGCAACATTTCTGGTAAACTGCCAGCTCTCCCATCATTCCGGTCCCACCCCCTATACATCTCTTTATCCTCCCCTACAAACACTAGCACAAGCAATTCTAACACCACCAGGTCCATGACACTTAGTACTAGCACGACTGCCACATGTGCATCATCGCACTATGTGACAGCCACCGGAGAAACCATATATGCAACTGCTGAATGTGAAAACAGAAATACAAGTTCTTTGGACAGCATTTATCAGCgatcaaaaaaatttcctttggTAGAAACTCCTCGAGAAATATCCTTCAAGGAAATCATTTCTGCTACCAATAATTTCTGTGAATCTCAAAGGGTAGCAGAGCTGGACTTTGGAACTGCCTACCATGGCTTCCTGGACAACTCTCACCATATCCTAGTGAAGCGGCTTGGCATGAAGACATGTCCTGCACTGCGAGCAAGATTCTCAAATGAACTCCAGAATTTAGGAAGGCTTCGCCACCGGAACTTGGTACAACTCCGTGGGTGGTGCACTGAGCAAGGGGAGATGCTAGTTGTCTATGATTACTCAGCAAATCGCCTTCTAAGTCATCTGCTTTTCCATCATGTTCATAGATTTGACCACTCTATCCTGCAGTGGCGTCACAGATACAACATAATCAAATCGCTTGCTTCTGCCATTCTTTATCTTCATGAGGAGTGGGATGAACAAGTTATCCACAGAAACATTACTTCATCCGCAATTATTATTGATCCAGACATGAACCCAAGACTTGGTTGTTTTGCCTTAGCCGAATTCTTGACACGAAATGAACATGGGAATCATGTAACTGCTAACTCAAGCAGATCAGTTTGTGGGATATTCGGTTATATGTCACCAGAGTATATAGAATCGGGTCAAGCAACTCCCATGGCAGATGTCTACAGCTTTGGCATTGTGGTGCTTGAGGTGGTTAGTGGACAGATGGCGGTGGACTTTAGGCGGCCGGAGGTTCTATTGGTGAAGTGGGTCCTTGAATTTGAGGCACGGAGAAGACCATTTGAAGAACTGGCTGATATAAGGTTGAATGAAGAGTACAATCATAAAGAACTTATGAGATTGGTAAAACTAGGAATTGCCTGCACAAGCTCCAACCCACAATTAAGACCTAGCATGAGGCAAATAACAAGTATACTTAATGGGAATGACGACTGCTTTGTGAGTGCAGGGCAGAGAGAGAGCAGGGAAGaatggaaagaaagaaatacaAGCTCTGTGTCATTGATTAACAGGATCCAAGCTCTAGGAATACAATGA
- the LOC122316147 gene encoding probable calcium-binding protein CML22 isoform X1, protein MLIVELELIPHCVSFKGTPHPWLSLKYLSIKVGSMLCYCRSPNKYKRLDAKLERKMVEAKKGSSGHHNFKSIDSIIMKFPQLRDGLKNIRAVFEQYDEDSSGTIDRDELNKCLQKLQLHLMEEEVEDLFHSCDIDGSEGIQFNEFIVLLCLIYLLKGPSSSHTTSRLGSPQLEATFDAIIEVFLFFDKNGDGKLNKSDMVKAFNDSSPREKSPSHITRIRFKEMDRDRNGKVSFREFLFAFINWVGIDTDEEVPLTGT, encoded by the exons ATGTTGATTGTTGAGCTTGAATTGATTCCTCATTGTGTCTCATTTAAAGGAACACCTCACCCCTGGCTTTCTCTGAAGTATTTATCCATCAAAGTAGGAAGCATGCTTTGCTATTGTCGTTCACCAAACAAGTATAAGAGATTGGATGCAAAGCTTGAAAGGAAAATGGTTGAGGCCAAAAAAGGCTCCTCAGGACATCATAATTTCAAGTCAATTGACAGCATAATTATGAAGTTCCCTCAGCTAAGAGatggtttgaaaaatataagagCTGTGTTTGAACAGTATG ATGAAGACTCTAGTGGAACTATTGACagagatgaactgaataaatGCTTACAGAAACTGCAACTCCATCTgatggaggaggaggttgaggatCTTTTCCATTCATGCGACATTGATGGCAGTGAAGGGATACAATTCAATGAGTTTATCGTTCTTCTTTGTCTTATCTATCTCCTGAAGGGGCCTTCTTCCTCCCATACT acATCAAGGTTGGGCTCACCACAGCTTGAAGCAACTTTTGATGCCATAATTGAAGTATTCTTGTTTTTCGATAAGAATGGAGATGGAAAGCTGAATAAGAGCGACATGGTCAAGGCATTTAATGACTCCTCTCCTCGGGAGAAATCTCCTTCACACATAACCCGGATACGATTCA AAGAAATGGACCGGGACAGGAATGGGAAAGTCAGTTTCAGGGAGTTCCTCTTTGCTTTCATCAATTGGGTTGGGATTGACACGGATGAAGAAGTGCCTCTTACAGGAACTTAA
- the LOC122316147 gene encoding probable calcium-binding protein CML22 isoform X2 codes for MKVSSGTPHPWLSLKYLSIKVGSMLCYCRSPNKYKRLDAKLERKMVEAKKGSSGHHNFKSIDSIIMKFPQLRDGLKNIRAVFEQYDEDSSGTIDRDELNKCLQKLQLHLMEEEVEDLFHSCDIDGSEGIQFNEFIVLLCLIYLLKGPSSSHTTSRLGSPQLEATFDAIIEVFLFFDKNGDGKLNKSDMVKAFNDSSPREKSPSHITRIRFKEMDRDRNGKVSFREFLFAFINWVGIDTDEEVPLTGT; via the exons GAACACCTCACCCCTGGCTTTCTCTGAAGTATTTATCCATCAAAGTAGGAAGCATGCTTTGCTATTGTCGTTCACCAAACAAGTATAAGAGATTGGATGCAAAGCTTGAAAGGAAAATGGTTGAGGCCAAAAAAGGCTCCTCAGGACATCATAATTTCAAGTCAATTGACAGCATAATTATGAAGTTCCCTCAGCTAAGAGatggtttgaaaaatataagagCTGTGTTTGAACAGTATG ATGAAGACTCTAGTGGAACTATTGACagagatgaactgaataaatGCTTACAGAAACTGCAACTCCATCTgatggaggaggaggttgaggatCTTTTCCATTCATGCGACATTGATGGCAGTGAAGGGATACAATTCAATGAGTTTATCGTTCTTCTTTGTCTTATCTATCTCCTGAAGGGGCCTTCTTCCTCCCATACT acATCAAGGTTGGGCTCACCACAGCTTGAAGCAACTTTTGATGCCATAATTGAAGTATTCTTGTTTTTCGATAAGAATGGAGATGGAAAGCTGAATAAGAGCGACATGGTCAAGGCATTTAATGACTCCTCTCCTCGGGAGAAATCTCCTTCACACATAACCCGGATACGATTCA AAGAAATGGACCGGGACAGGAATGGGAAAGTCAGTTTCAGGGAGTTCCTCTTTGCTTTCATCAATTGGGTTGGGATTGACACGGATGAAGAAGTGCCTCTTACAGGAACTTAA
- the LOC122316147 gene encoding probable calcium-binding protein CML22 isoform X3, with amino-acid sequence MKVSSGSMLCYCRSPNKYKRLDAKLERKMVEAKKGSSGHHNFKSIDSIIMKFPQLRDGLKNIRAVFEQYDEDSSGTIDRDELNKCLQKLQLHLMEEEVEDLFHSCDIDGSEGIQFNEFIVLLCLIYLLKGPSSSHTTSRLGSPQLEATFDAIIEVFLFFDKNGDGKLNKSDMVKAFNDSSPREKSPSHITRIRFKEMDRDRNGKVSFREFLFAFINWVGIDTDEEVPLTGT; translated from the exons GAAGCATGCTTTGCTATTGTCGTTCACCAAACAAGTATAAGAGATTGGATGCAAAGCTTGAAAGGAAAATGGTTGAGGCCAAAAAAGGCTCCTCAGGACATCATAATTTCAAGTCAATTGACAGCATAATTATGAAGTTCCCTCAGCTAAGAGatggtttgaaaaatataagagCTGTGTTTGAACAGTATG ATGAAGACTCTAGTGGAACTATTGACagagatgaactgaataaatGCTTACAGAAACTGCAACTCCATCTgatggaggaggaggttgaggatCTTTTCCATTCATGCGACATTGATGGCAGTGAAGGGATACAATTCAATGAGTTTATCGTTCTTCTTTGTCTTATCTATCTCCTGAAGGGGCCTTCTTCCTCCCATACT acATCAAGGTTGGGCTCACCACAGCTTGAAGCAACTTTTGATGCCATAATTGAAGTATTCTTGTTTTTCGATAAGAATGGAGATGGAAAGCTGAATAAGAGCGACATGGTCAAGGCATTTAATGACTCCTCTCCTCGGGAGAAATCTCCTTCACACATAACCCGGATACGATTCA AAGAAATGGACCGGGACAGGAATGGGAAAGTCAGTTTCAGGGAGTTCCTCTTTGCTTTCATCAATTGGGTTGGGATTGACACGGATGAAGAAGTGCCTCTTACAGGAACTTAA
- the LOC122316147 gene encoding probable calcium-binding protein CML22 isoform X4: protein MLCYCRSPNKYKRLDAKLERKMVEAKKGSSGHHNFKSIDSIIMKFPQLRDGLKNIRAVFEQYDEDSSGTIDRDELNKCLQKLQLHLMEEEVEDLFHSCDIDGSEGIQFNEFIVLLCLIYLLKGPSSSHTTSRLGSPQLEATFDAIIEVFLFFDKNGDGKLNKSDMVKAFNDSSPREKSPSHITRIRFKEMDRDRNGKVSFREFLFAFINWVGIDTDEEVPLTGT, encoded by the exons ATGCTTTGCTATTGTCGTTCACCAAACAAGTATAAGAGATTGGATGCAAAGCTTGAAAGGAAAATGGTTGAGGCCAAAAAAGGCTCCTCAGGACATCATAATTTCAAGTCAATTGACAGCATAATTATGAAGTTCCCTCAGCTAAGAGatggtttgaaaaatataagagCTGTGTTTGAACAGTATG ATGAAGACTCTAGTGGAACTATTGACagagatgaactgaataaatGCTTACAGAAACTGCAACTCCATCTgatggaggaggaggttgaggatCTTTTCCATTCATGCGACATTGATGGCAGTGAAGGGATACAATTCAATGAGTTTATCGTTCTTCTTTGTCTTATCTATCTCCTGAAGGGGCCTTCTTCCTCCCATACT acATCAAGGTTGGGCTCACCACAGCTTGAAGCAACTTTTGATGCCATAATTGAAGTATTCTTGTTTTTCGATAAGAATGGAGATGGAAAGCTGAATAAGAGCGACATGGTCAAGGCATTTAATGACTCCTCTCCTCGGGAGAAATCTCCTTCACACATAACCCGGATACGATTCA AAGAAATGGACCGGGACAGGAATGGGAAAGTCAGTTTCAGGGAGTTCCTCTTTGCTTTCATCAATTGGGTTGGGATTGACACGGATGAAGAAGTGCCTCTTACAGGAACTTAA